From the Odontesthes bonariensis isolate fOdoBon6 chromosome 9, fOdoBon6.hap1, whole genome shotgun sequence genome, the window GTTCTGTGTCCTGGTTCTATTGGAGCTGGTGGCGTCCCACAGGGTTCAGAACCAGGACTCCTGTTAGTTCTGTGTCCTGGTTCTATTGGAGCTGGTGGCGTCCCACAGGGTTCAGAACCAGGACTCCTGTTAGTTCTGTGTCCTGGTTCCATTGGAGCTGGTGGCGTCCCACAGGGTTCAGAACCGGGACTCCTGTTAGTTCTGTATCCTGATTCCATTGGAGCTGGTGGCGTCCCACAGGGTTCAGAACCGGGACTCCTGTTAGTTCTGTATCCTGATTCCATTGGAGCTGGTGGCGTCCCACAGGGTTCAGAACCGGGACTCCTGTTAGTTCTGTATCCTGATTCCATTGGAGCTGGTGGCGTCCCACAGGGTTCAGAACCGGGACTCCTGTTAGTTCTGTATTCTGGTTCCATTGGAGCTGGTGGCGTCCCACAGGGTTCAGAACCGGGACTCCTGTTAGTTCTGTGTCCTGGTTCCATTGGAGCTGGTGGCGTCCCACAGGGTTCAGAACCGGGACTCCTGTTAGTTCTGTATTCTGGTTTCATTGGAGCTGGTGGCGTCCCACAGGGTTCAGGACCAGGACTCCTGTTAGTTCCATTGGAGCTGGTGGCGTCCCACAGGGTTCAGGACCAGGACTCCTGTTAGTACCATTGGAGCTGGTGGCGTCCCACAGGGTTCAGGACCAGGACTCCTGTTAGTACCATTGGAGCTGGTGGCGTCCCACAGGGTTCAGGACCAGGACTCCTGTTAGTTCCATTGGAGCTGGTGGCGTCCCACAGGGTTCAGGACCAGGACTCCTGTTAGTTCCATTGGACCTGGTGGCGTCCCACAGGGTTCAGGACCAGGACTCCTGTTAGTTCCATTGGAGCTGGTGGCGTCCCACAGGGTTCAGGACCAGGACTCCTGTTAGTTCCATTGGAGCTGGTGGCGTCCCACAGGGTTCAGGACCAGGACTCCTGTTAGTACCATTGGAGCTGGTGGCGTCCCACAGGGTTCAGGACCAGGACTCCTGTTAGTACCATTGGAGCTGGTGGCGTCCCACAGGGTTCAGGACCAGGACTCCTGTTAGTTCCATTGGAGCTGGTGGCGTCCCACAGGGTTCAGGACCAGGACTCCTGTTAGTTCCATTGGACCTGGTGGCGTCCCACAGGGTTCAGGACCAGGACTCCTGTTAGTTCCATTGGAGCTGGTGGCGTCCCACAGGGTTCAGGACCAGGACTCCTGTTAGTTCCATTGGAGCTGGTGGCGTCCCACAGGGTTCAGGACCAGGACTCCTGTTAGTTCCATTGGAGCTGGTGGCGTCCCACAGGGTTCAGGACCAGGACTCCTGTTAGTTCCATTGGAGCTGGTGGCGTCCCACAGGGTTCAGGACCAGGACTCCTGTTAGTTCCATTGGAAAGGTTCTAGGGACATAAACCTGATGATGGATGTCCGTCTGCTTCTCCTCAGTTTCAGCAGCCACAGATGTTCAGGGCATCTGGATGATGAAGCGTGCTCAGAACACGGTGAGTCTCGTTCAGAAACTGTAAAAACGAGTTCAAGTTTCAGGAACTTTTATCAAAACTTTCTGCTTCTGCTCAGACGGTCGATGCCAAAAAGCTGGAGAAAGCTGAAGCCAAACTGAAAGCCAAACATGAGCGCAGGAACGAGAAGGACTCGCAGAAATCCACCAGTCCACTGTGAGTcccccacctgtcctcacctgtcctcctctcacctgtcctcacctgtcctcctctcacctgtcctcacctgtcctcacctgtcctcctctcacctttcctcacctgtcctcctctcacctgtcctcccctcacctgtcctcccctcacctgtcctcctctcacctgtcctcctctcacctgtcctccCCTCAGCTGTCCtcctctcacctgtcctcctctcacctatcctcctctcacctgtcctcccctcacctgtcctcacctgtcctcctctcacctgtcctcccctcacctcccctcacctgtcctcacctgtcctcctctcacctgtcctcctctcacctgtcctcccctcacctgtcctcccCTCAGCTGTCCtcctctcacctgtcctcctctcacctatcctcctctcacctgtcctcctctcacctgtcctcacctgtcctcctctcacctgtcctcctctcacctgtcctcctctcacctgtcctccCCTCACCTATCCTCCTCTCACCTATCCtcctctcacctgtcctcccctcacctgtcctcccctcacctgtcctcctctcacctgtcctcacctgtcctcctctcacctgtcctcccctcacctgtcctcccctcacctgtcctcccctcacctgtcctcctcttacctgtcctcacctgtcctcctctcagctgtcctcctctcacctgtcctcacctgtcctcctctcatctgtcctcacctgtcctccccTGTCctcccctgtcctcctctcacctgttctcccctcacctgtcctcctctcacctgtcctcacctgtcctcccctcacctgtcctcctctcacctgtcctcccctcacctgtcctcctctcacctatcctcccctcacctgtcctcctctcacctgtcctcacctgtcctcctctcacctttcctcctctcacctgtcctcacctgtcctcccctcacctgtcctcctctcacctgtcctcccctcacctgtcctcacctgtcctcctctcacctttcctcctctcacctgtcctcacctgtcctcccctcacctgtcctcctctcacctttcctcctctcacctttcctcacctgtcctcctctcacctgtcctcctctcacctatcctcctctcacctgtcctcacctgtcctcctctcacctttcctcacctgtcctcctctcacctttcctcacctgtcctcctctcacctgtcctcacctgtcctcctctcacctttcctcacctgtcctcctctcacctgtcctcacctgtcctcctctcacctgtcctcacctgtcctcctctcacctgtcctcacctgtcctcctctcacctgtcctcacctgtcctcctctcacctgtcctcacctgtcctcccctcacctgtcctcctctcacctttcctcacctgtcctcctctcacctgtcctcacctgtcctcacctgtcctcctctcacctttcctcacctgtcctcctctcacctttcctcacctgtcctcctctcacctgtcctcctctcacctgtcctcccctcacctgtcgtcccctcacctgtcctcacctgtcctcctctcacctgtcctcctctcacctgtcctcctgtgttttgtctcagaGTCCTGGAGGAGGCGTCGGCCAGTCAGGCGAGCAGCAAGAAGGACAGCCGAGTCGACCAATCGGGGAAGAACCGCAGCTACGACATCCGCATCGAGAACTTTGACGTTTCCTTCGGGGAGAGGTGAGCACCTGTCCAGGTGAGTCGGCAGGACGCTGTGCGGCGCCCGGAGCTCACCTGGTGTCCACGTGTCCAcaggtgtctgctgcagggggCGGAGCTGTCCCTGGCGTCCGGCCGGCGCTACGGCCTGATTGGCCGGAACGGGCTGGGGAAGACCACGCTGCTGAAGATGCTGGCGAGTCGGAGCCTGCGCGTGCCGGCGCACATCTCCATCCTGCACGTGGAACAGGAAGTGGCGGGGGACGACACCATGGCGCTGCAGAGCGTCCTGGAGAGCGACACGCAGCGGCAGGAGCTGCTGGACGAGGAGCGGCGGCTGAACGCTCGCATCGCCGGCGGAACGTAAGAAACCCGCGCCGTGCTGCACCGACCAATGGGAGCACACCTGGGGCTGGGTCTGTCCAATCAGCTGGTAAAGGTGGGAGGAGTCAGGGCTGAAGGTGGGAGGAGTCAGGGCTGAAGGTGGGAGGAGTCAGGGCTGAAGGTGGAGGAGTCAGGGCTGAAGGTGGAGGAGTCAGGGCCGTGCAGCTGGAGGTGGGAGGAGTCTGGGCTGGAGGTGGGAGGAGTCTGGGCTGGAGGTGGGAGGAGTCTGGGCTGGAGGTGGGAGGAGTCAGGGCTGAAGGTGGGAGGAGTCAGGGCCGCGCAGCTAAAGGTGGGAGGAGTCAGGGCTGAAGGTGGGAGGAGTCAGGGCTGAAGGTGGAGGAGTCAGGGCCGTGTAGCTAAAGGTGGGAGGAGTCAGGGCTGAAGGTGGGAGGAGTCAGGGCTGAAGGTGGGAGGAGTCAGGGCTGAAGGTGGAGGAGTCAGGGCCGCGCAGCTAAAGGTGGGAGGAGTCAGGGCTGAAGGTGGGAGGAGTCAGGGCTGAAGGTGGAGGAGTCAGGGCCGTGTAGCTGAAGGTGGGAGGAGTCAGGGCTGAAGGTGGGAGGAGTCTGGGCTGAAGGTGGGAGGAGTCTGGGCTGAAGGTGGGAGGAGTCAGGGCCGTAACTAACCTTTAATATAAGCAGAATACCTTTACCAGTCAGGTTTCTGCCACCCGATGTTTCAGCCCGTCTCTGTTGTTGTTTCAGCGCCGATGGGATGGAAAGCGTTCGACTGTCGGAGATTTACGCCAAACTGGAGGAGATCGAAGCTGACAAAGCCCCAGCTCGGTAACCATGGCAACGCAGTGTTTTCAGTTAAAACAGCTGATCGTTAGGTCTAACTTACTCAGACCAACGTTAAGAGATCCGGTTATAAATGATAAATGGAATCAGGCCCGAATCCGAACTTTCAGAAACTGAAACTCCTTCTCATCCAATCAGAGCCTCCGTCATCCTGGCTGGTCTCGGATTCTCTTCAAAGATGCAACAGCAGACCACCAAGTgagtcacacacacactaacacacacacacacacacactgataacACACACGTGTTTCACCTGGTTCAGACGGCTGTGTTTTCTGTCTCAGAGAGTTCTCCggaggctggaggatgaggTTGGCGCTGGCCAGAGCTCTGTTCGCTCGGTGAGTTTGAGCCCGCTGTAGCCACgctgtagccccgctgtagccccgctgtagccccgctgtagcctcgctgtagccccgctgtagcctcgctgtagcctcgctgtagccccgctgtagcctcgctgtagccccgctgtagcctcgttgtagccccgctgtagcctcgctgtagccccgctgtagccccgctgtagcctagctgtagccccgctgttgccccgctgtagccccgctgtagccccgctgtagcctcgctgtagccccgctgtagcctcgctgtagccccgctgtagccccgctgtagccGAGCTGTAGCCGAGCTGTAGCCGAgctgtagccccgctgtagccGAGCTGTAGCCGAACTGTAGCCTAgctgtagccccgctgtagccgagctgtagccccgctgtagcatggctgtagccccgctgtagccccgctgtagccccgctgtagcctcgctgtagcctcgctgtagccccgctgtagccccgctgtagcctcgctgtagcctcgctgtagccccgctgtagccTCGCTGTAGCCGAACTGTAGCCTAgctgtagccccgctgtagccccgctgtagccTCGCTGTAGCCGAACTGTAGCCTAgctgtagccccgctgtagccccgctgtagcctcgctgtagccccgctgtagcctcgctgtagccccgctgtagccccgctgtagcctcgctgtagccccgctgtagcctcgttgtagccccgctgtagcctcgctgtagccccgctgtagccccgctgtagcctagctgtagccccgctgtagcctagctgtagccccgctgtagccCAGCTGTTGCCTAgctgtagccccgctgtagccccgctgtagccccgctgtagcctcgctgtagccccgctgtagcctcgctgtagcctcgctgtagccccgctgtagccccgctgtagcctcgctgtagccccgctgtagcctcgctgtagccccgctgtagcctcgctgtagccccgctgtagccccgctgttgccccgctgtagccccgctgtagccccgctgtagcctcgctgtagccccgctgtagccgagctgtagccccgctgtagccccgctgtagccgagctgtagcctcgctgtagccccgctgtagccGAGCTGTAGCCGAACTGTAGCCTAgctgtagccccgctgtagccGAGCTGTAGCCGAgctgtagccccgctgtagcatggctgtagccccgctgtagccccgctgtagcctcgctgtagcctcgctgtagccccgctgtagccccgctgtagccTCGCTGTAGCCTCGCTGTAGCCGAACTGTAGCCTAgctgtagccccgctgtagccccgctgtagccGAACTGTAGCCGAACTGTAGCCTAgctgtagccccgctgtagccccgctgtagcctcgctgtagccccgctgtagcctcgctgtagccccgctgtagccccgctgtagcctagctgtagccccgctgtagccccgctgttgccccgctgtagccccgctgtagccccgctgtagcctcgctgtagcccagctgtagccccgctgtagccTCGCTGTAGCATGgctgtagccccgctgtagccccgctgtagccccgctgtagactcgctgtagccccgctgtagcctcgctgtagccccgctgtagccccgctgtagcctagctgtagccccgctgtagccccgctgttgccccgctgtagccccgctgtagccccgctgtagcctcgctgtagcccagctgtagccccgctgtagccTCGCTGTAGCATGgctgtagccccgctgtagccccgctgtagccccgctgtagccTCGCTGTATTCTCGCTGTAGCCTAGCTGCAGCCCCGCTGTAGCCTCGCTGTAGCCCCGCTGCTGTAGCCTCGCTGTAGTCTAGCTGTAGCCTAGCTGTAGCCTCGCTGTAGCCTCgctgtagccccgctgtagcctcgctgtagccccgctgtagccTCGCTTTAGCCCCGCTGTAGCATGGCTGTAGCCTCGCTGTAGCCTCGCTGTAGCCTAGCTGTAGCCTAgctgtagccccgctgtagccccgctgtagccccgctgtagccGAGCTGTAGCCGAGCTGTAGCATGgctgtagccccgctgtagccccgctgtagccccgctgtagcccagctgtagcctcgctgtagcctcgctgtagccccgctgtagccccgctgtagccccgctgtagcctcgctgtagccccgctgtagccccgctgtagccTCGCTGTAGCCCAGCTGTAGCCTCgctgtagccccgctgtagccTCGCTGTAGCCCAGCTGTAGCCTCgctgtagccccgctgtagccTAGCTGTAGCCCCGCTCTAGCCCCgctgtagccccgctgtagcctcgctgtagcctcgctgtagccccgctgtagcctcgctgtagcctagctgtagccccgctgtagccccgctgtagcctagctgtagccccgctgtagccccgctgtagccccgctgtagcctcgctgtagccccgctgtagccccgctgtagcctcgctgtagccccgctgtagcctcgctgtagcctcgctgtagccccgctgtagccTAGCTGCAGCCTCGCTGTAGCCTCgctgtagccccgctgtagcATGGCTGTAGCCTAGCTGTAGCCTAGCTGTAGCCTCgctgtagccccgctgtagccTCGCTGTAGCCCAGCTGTAGCCTCgctgtagccccgctgtagccccgctgtagccTCGCTGTAGCCTAGCTGTAGCCTCGCTGTAGCCTCGCTGTAGCCTCGCTGTAGCCTAGCTGTATTCTCgctgtagccccgctgtagccccgctgtagccTCGCTTTAGCCTCGCTGTAGCCTCGCTGTAGCCTAGCTGTATTCTCGCTGTAGCCTCGCTGTAGCCTAGCTGTATTCTCgctgtagccccgctgtagccTCGCTTTAGCCCCGCTGTAGCCTCGCTGTAGCCTAGCTGTAGCCTCGCTGTAGCCTAGCTGTAGCCTCgctgtagccccgctgtagccccgctgtagccccgctgtagccTAGCTGTAGCCTCGCTGTAGCCTAGCTGAGACTGATGATGTGTTCCTTCTCCTTTCAGACCGGACCTGCTGCTTCTGGACGGTGAGTCAGAGCCTCCCCCATAAGGCCGTAGTGTTTGTAGTTCTGTGGTGGTGTTGTGACCTCTGTGTGACCTCTCTTTGACCTCTGTGTGACCTTGCAGAGCCGACCAACATGCTGGACGTCAGAGCCATCCTGTGGCTGGAGAACTACCTGCAGGTCTGACCCCCCCCGTAACCTTTCTGTTGCCCCCGGGCATGATTTGCCTCCAGCTAATGCTCCCCTCCTCCCCCAGACGTGGCAGTTCACCATCTTGGTCGTCTCCCACGACAGAAACTTCCTGAACGCCGTGGTCACCGACATCATCCACCTGCACTCCCAGAGGCTCGACAGTTACCGTGGCGACTACGAGAACTTTGTGAAAACCAAAGAGGACCGACTGAAGAACCAGCAGAGAGAGTACGACGCCCAGCTGCAGTACAGGCAGCACATACAGGTACACCTGTGGCTCATTAAGTATTCACAGCTAACGGTGGGCGGGGCCTGTGAGCGGTGGGCGGGGCCTGTGAGCGGCGGGCGGGGCCTGTGAGCTGTGGTTCTGGGTGGGACCCAGTCTGTATACCACAGACACCTGTGGCTCATAAAGTATTCACAGGTGGGGCGgtcagtggcgtagtgggttaagcggccgccccatgtacagaggctacagtcctcgctgcagctgacccaggttcgagtcccgcaccgagcggccctttgttgcatgtctccccctctctctgccccctgcttcctgtctctctccaactgtgctatcattaaaggcataaaaagcctgtgagctgtgggcggggcctgtgagctgtgggcggggcctgtgagctgtgggcggggcctGTGACCCAGTCTGTGCTTGTCAGCAGCTGACAGGACCTGAATGTGATGGTGGAGCGTGGTACTGGCTAACCTGCTGAGTTTGTGTTTCAGGTTTTCATCGACAGGTTTCGGTACAACGCCAACAGAGCGGCCCAGGTGCAGAGCAAACTGAAGCTGCTGGAGAAGCTGTgagtctctcagactttgtgtctcagactttgtgtctctcagactttgtgtctctcagactttgtgtgtctcagactttg encodes:
- the abcf3 gene encoding ATP-binding cassette sub-family F member 3; protein product: MATYVDILKSEFPEIDTELFDYITGVLASGGPDFEDGEEVFDAIGGVLQDVSADSKNEEDIRDICFQMFNTLQLNNHRSSQRQVLLDAPVQLSQISVEPVSAATDVQGIWMMKRAQNTTVDAKKLEKAEAKLKAKHERRNEKDSQKSTSPLVLEEASASQASSKKDSRVDQSGKNRSYDIRIENFDVSFGERCLLQGAELSLASGRRYGLIGRNGLGKTTLLKMLASRSLRVPAHISILHVEQEVAGDDTMALQSVLESDTQRQELLDEERRLNARIAGGTADGMESVRLSEIYAKLEEIEADKAPARASVILAGLGFSSKMQQQTTKEFSGGWRMRLALARALFARPDLLLLDEPTNMLDVRAILWLENYLQTWQFTILVVSHDRNFLNAVVTDIIHLHSQRLDSYRGDYENFVKTKEDRLKNQQREYDAQLQYRQHIQVFIDRFRYNANRAAQVQSKLKLLEKLPEMKPIEKETEVTLKFPDNFEKLSPPILQLDEVTFYYAPEQPLFLGLNLSADLDSRICIVGENGAGKTTVLKLLMGELTPVCGVRQAHRNLKIGYFSQHHVDQLDLNVCSVELLLNKFPGRNEEEYRHQLGGYGITGELATRPVASLSGGQKSRVAFAQMTMPCPNFYILDEPTNHLDMETIEALAKALNKFKGGVILVSHDERLIRLVCRELWVCEFGKVQRVDGGFDEYRDILHEQFKKEGYL